A DNA window from Trichosurus vulpecula isolate mTriVul1 chromosome 2, mTriVul1.pri, whole genome shotgun sequence contains the following coding sequences:
- the RPL31 gene encoding 60S ribosomal protein L31: protein MAPAKKGGEKKKGRSAINEVVTREYTINIHKRIHGVGFKKRAPRALKEIRKFAMKEMGTPDVRIDTRLNKAVWAKGIRNVPYRIRVRLSRKRNEDEDSPNKLYTLVTYVPVTTFKSLQTVNVDEN, encoded by the exons ATGGCTCCCGCGAAGAaaggtggagagaaaaaaaagggacgTTCCGCCATCAACGAGGTGGTGACCAGGGAGTATACCATCAACATTCACAAGAGGATTCATGGAGT AGGCTTCAAAAAGCGAGCTCCCCGGGCTCTGAAGGAAATTCGCAAATTTGCCATGAAAGAAATGGGAACTCCAGATGTACGCATTGACACCAGACTCAACAAAGCTGTTTGGGCCAAAGGAATAAG GAATGTCCCATACCGTATCCGAGTGCGTTTGTCCAGGAAACGCAATGAGGATGAAGATTCACCTAACAAGCTGTATACCTTGGTTACTTATGTACCTGTCACCACTTTCAAAA GCTTACAGACAGTCAATGTGGATGAAAACTAA